AGTGAAGCTCCACCGACTGCCGCCGCCGGACCTCACGCTCCGCCCAGTCCTCCTCCGGCTCGAAGCCTTTGAAGATGGCGAGTCTCTCCGAGAAGGTTTTGGCTTGCGGGAAGAGGATGTAATTGTAGATGatggaggctgctgctgccccaaCCAGGGGGCCCACCCAGAAGACCtgagggaaaggggaagagaagagtCGGGTGAGCAAAAACCAGCCTGAGTTTGGAGGAGTTGGGGAGGAACCAAGATCTCTGAAGAGTGTTGCAGGGGGCTTATATTGCTGTTGTGCCTGAATATACCTAACTATCCTCTtctgtctttcctcctctgttgAGAGCTGCGTGATCTTCATTAATGACAGGCCCATCATGAGCATGCTTAATGATTTGGGTTCCCCTGGAGAAGTGTCTTCCTACCCATTTACACATTGCTGTAGAGAGGAGGGGGATACCAGCTTGGGCTGGACACTCTGAACCACCACAGCTCTGGCTCCAAACGTGCTCTTTGCAGGTGGAAATGCCTGAGAGTGTTCCCAAAGGAGCTGGTGGAAAATGGCTGGAACCAGGAAAGGTCCCCAGTATGGGCAAGAAGAGCTCCACTCTCCATTAGTTTTGCTTCTTTTGGTAAATCATGGTCAATAAATCACACACCCTTTTCCTGTTGCAATGCACCCTGCTTAGATAAGCCAATTAAGCACCCAGCAGCCCCACCTCTTTTTGCTAATCTCTacatctcttctccagctgggagCTGGTATGGAAATGCCAGGAATCTGGCCGGCTCCGTAGGTTTCGAGGAATGTTGGTAATCTGGGGGCTCATCCCACTAAAACAACACGTAGACCTGGCTGCTTACCCAGTGGTCACTGAAGTCTCCAACTATCACAGCAGGGGCGAAAGATCTGGCTGGATTCATGGAGCAGCCAGTGTACCGGATCTGCGAGAAACACCACGCTTACTGTTAGCACTAAGCCCTtttagcacattttaaaaaatcctggtGTGTTATTAGCATGATTCATTCACAAGCTGATGTTTCACCCTCCTATTCCAGGAAAAGGGATGCTAGCAGCTTCCACCACCTGTGTCAACAGGGATGAATTGTCTGTATTTGTGCGTCTTCTGTGCGAGCACAGGTGTCCTGAGCATGGTGCAACTCAGCTGCAGGCTGGGTGACGTGGCCCTGCAGCGTGACAAGGACTGCGGGGACAAGTTCCTCTGTGCCTATTCCTGGAGAAAATTGCTGCTCCTTGTCACTGAGGGTGGGAGAAGAACAGTCCCATAGACACATGGGCTTGCAGAGCATTAAGAATGGAAGATGTGGTGTAAACATTACTGTTTGAATGCATGCACTGAGAGGCTGGGAGTGTTGGGGGCTGCTTTGGTTTGTCATCCAGGAGGGATTTCCCTGGGTGTCCACCCCAAATACTTCCCAGTCTTATCATGGTCTCAAGTGCCTTCACGCCAGGATAGAAGACCCCGCTGATCCCTGGAGCTCCCTACAGGACTcaaggagcagcagagcccagcaggtTAAGCTTTTTCATGCCTCAGGCTGTGGCTCTGTTATAACTTTGATGAGATTTTTCTCCTCTATCCACTGGAAAACCGTGGGCACCATGTGAATTACAAATCCCCCATCCACCCCAGATCATGCAGCCAAGCAAGCTTTGGGCAAAAGCACAAAGACAAGCTAAAAATTGCTGAGTATTAGCCCATTCTACACACCCCAAGGAGATGCCCCACGGCAACGGAAAGGCCAATGGACAGGGCAGGAGAGCCCAGGTTGTCCTCCCGGCGTTCATCGGTGGAAGCAAAGATGCACAGGACCAGCTGGAAGGTGAGGAAGAGCTCAACGGTCACTGCCTGCCCCGTCGTTGTCTCGTTGTGCAGctggaaggggaggaaaaatgtGTCTCAGGGACAGGCAAGTTTGGTGACTGGGTTGCAAAAGCGGAGGGGGAAACCAAAATCAGGGGGAACCAAATAGACAGGAAATAGGTGAGATTTTTGGCACCaatatgaaaagaaggaaaaaatctccACGTAAAAGGAAAAGTGGGTCAATGGGTAATACTTGATTGACCTGGCAGGAAATGTTTTATTGacatttctttgtgtattttttcccactcctctctttcccctaggaattatttttttcttttcctcagacttaaaatgcaaaatgccttttggaaaagTTTAcaaactgcattttgaaaatgtcaaaaagaaatgttttggcATTAAAAAACTATTCCcttcccacacttttttgactgAAAGAATTTGTCAGATTTGATCTGAGGCTGTGCCTGGTTGCACTCCCTCTCCTCCAACTCTGCTTTCTGACACTCCTTAGCGGTTCTTCATCCAGATCTGGATGGATCTGGCAGCACTGTCAGCCAGATCTGCAGCTGGCAGTCCTGTTTGCCTCTGGTCTCTCTTCACTGTCGCTTCCCCCAGCCTGTTCTGGCACATCTCTGCCCTTTCTTTCCCTGCATCACTCCTGCTTCAGACACTGTGCGTCCTCCCAGATGCTGATCCTGAGAGCGCTTTGCTCGGTGATGCCACGAAGGCAGCAATTTCCCTCCTGGCCAAGATCCAGAGTCAGATCTtgctctctctcctctccagtatcccccccccgccttttttttaagagtaatttgTGCAAACATCTCAAGATGAACAgcccacaggggaaaaaaaaaattaccaaaatcCCTATTCCCTCTTTTAGGTGGTTTAAGCTATAAACAACAGAGCTGGGCGGCTTGAAAGTCTCCCTTGCTTTGTTGGGTTTATTAAATCTCAGCTATTATCAGTCTAAATAGTCTTGTTCAGATTAATCTGCAAGCACTTTTTGAACCCTCTTAATCTCTTTGGCAGCAAAGCTGGGTCCTGCCAGTGCCTCCCTGCTGCAAGAAAGGGGATTTCCATGTGTC
The window above is part of the Strix uralensis isolate ZFMK-TIS-50842 chromosome 33, bStrUra1, whole genome shotgun sequence genome. Proteins encoded here:
- the AQP2 gene encoding aquaporin-2 gives rise to the protein MMWELRSIAFTRAVFAEFLATLVFILFGLGSALNWPSASAPSILQIALAFGLAIGTLVQALGHISGAHINPAVTVACLIGSQVSFLRAVFYVVAQLLGAVVGAAILHEITPADSREGLAINKLHNETTTGQAVTVELFLTFQLVLCIFASTDERREDNLGSPALSIGLSVAVGHLLGIRYTGCSMNPARSFAPAVIVGDFSDHWVFWVGPLVGAAAASIIYNYILFPQAKTFSERLAIFKGFEPEEDWAEREVRRRQSVELHSPQTLPRGMSEKV